From Acropora muricata isolate sample 2 chromosome 14, ASM3666990v1, whole genome shotgun sequence, one genomic window encodes:
- the LOC136897887 gene encoding uncharacterized protein produces MQSVAGVVVIPHRTTDTRCSAGKVAIAGVSVEDKKPSSPSKPSTEDKKKSSIQPGSGQQDEVKSNCAKPPTTNHLRDLFISLDKVPIVLSSSHTTPPVAPKSTRLIQDGDRYIFLVEDTRGTKVSSVPVGTPASATKGTDEGTETEGGNEEEVEEEADFSDGGSEASLEEVRQHHRIIKTQKQDDPDYLTLFEAHQRRLEDTGSPTQGQGWCE; encoded by the exons ATGCAAAGTGTCGCTGGAGTAGTTGTTATACCTCACAGAACAACTGATACAAGATGTTCTGCAGGGAAAGTGGCCATCGCAGGAGTAAGTGTAGAAGACAAAAAGCCTAGCTCACCTTCTAAGCCATCAACCGAAG ATAAGAAGAAATCTTCTATACAGCCAGGCAGCGGCCAACAAGATGAAGTCAAAAGTAACTGCGCAAAACCTCCAACAACAAACCATTTGCGTGATTTATTTATATCATTGGACAAAG TCCCCATTGTTCTAAGCAGTAGTCACACAACACCCCCAGTGGCTCCCAAATCAACTCGTCTTATTCAAGATGGAGATCGGTACATCTTCTTGGTGGAAGATACCAGAGGCACTAAGGTCAGCTCTGTTCCAGTGGGGACCCCTGCATCAGCCACAAAAGGAACAGATGAAGGCACAGAAACAGAGGGTGGaaatgaagaagaagtagaGGAGGAAGCTG ATTTTTCCGATGGAGGATCAGAAGCATCGCTGGAAGAAGTGCGCCAACACCACCGAATAATCAAGACACAGAAACAAGACGATCCTGATTACTTGACACTGTTTGAAGCCCACCAGCGCAGGTTGGAGGATACAGGATCACCTACTCAAGGTCAGGGGTGGTGCGAGTAG